The following DNA comes from Chthoniobacterales bacterium.
GAGCCGAAAATAATCGGGCCGGAAATCGTGACCCCACATGGACAAACAATGCGCCTCATCTACCGCGAAGAGCGCGATTTTGATGCCTACCAGCGTCCGCATAAAGGCCTGACTCCGAAAACGTTCCGGCGCGATATAGACCAATTTATAGCGTCCCTCCTCCATCCCACGCATCACCTCGCGCTGACCTTCGAGCGAGAGCGACGAGTTGATCAAAGCCGCCGGAATCCCTTTGTCCGCGAGGCCATCGACCTGGTCTTTCATCAGCGCGATCAGCGGCGAAACAACAATCGTCACGCCCTCCAGCAGCATGGCCGGGAGTTGAAAACAAAGCGACTTGCCGCCGCCCGTCGGCATGACGGTTAGAACGTCTTTGCCATCGAGAATCGCCTGCACGACCGACTCCTGGGCATCGAGAAATTCCCGAAAACCGAAGTATTTTTCCAAAGCAGCGCGCGCATCCACAGGGCGCACACTGTTGGGCAAACGCCCGGCCATCGCAAGGACTTTGCCCGTCTATTTCCCGCCTTTGAGAGGACCGCAGACCGGAGTTCCAGCGTTATCTAACATATGAAACTTCTCAACAAACACGTCGCCATTCTCGCCGCCGATGGATTTGAACAATCCGAACTCCAAGGTCCCAAGGAAGCCCTCGAACTGGCAGGAGCCACGGTCAGCATCGTCTCGCCCGCAGGCCGCACCATCCAAGCCATGAAACACGCCGACAAAGGCGATGTCTTCGACGTCGATCTGCCGCTCGACCACGCGAAACCGGAGGACTTCGACGCCCTCATGCTCCCCGGCGGATTGATGAATCCCGACACGCTGCGGACCAACGAGGACGCGCTCCAGTTCGTGCGCCATTTCGCCGAGGCGGGCAAACCCATCGGTGCGATCTGTCACGCGCCGTGGATCCTGATCAATGCCGGACTCGTCGCAGGCCGCCGCCTCACCTCGTGGGAAGCAATTTCCAGAGACGTGGAAAACGCTGGCGGCCTCTGGGAAAACAGCGAAGTCGTCTGCGACAACGGCCTCGTGACCAGCCGCAAACCCGCCGACATTCCTGCCTTCTCCGACAAGTTGATCGAAGAAATCGCCGAGGGCCGTCACTCCGGCATGGCGGCAGCCGCCACTGTCACCGCTGATTACGACAAAAACTCCGCGTAGTTGCGAGAGCGGGGTAATCCGTGTAACCGGTCGTGCCCTGCGCGTAGAACGTCTGCGGCTGTGGCTCGTTGAGCGGGGCATTTTCCGCGAAACGCCGGGGAAGGTCGGGGTTCGCAATGAAGAGCTGGCCCCAGGCGACGGCGTCGGCTGTGCCCGCCTCGATTGCAGCTTCGGCGGATTCCTTGGTGAAAACCTGGTTCGCAATGAAGGTGCCGCCAAATTTCTTCTTCAGCTCCGGCCCGAGTTCGCTTCCATCGTAAGCTTCCCGCGAGCAGATGAACGCGATCTTCCGTTTGCCTAATTCCGTCGCCACATACCCAAAGGTCGCCGCTGGATTTTCGTCCGCGATCCCCTGCGTGCCGCCCTTGGGCGCGAGATGCATCCCGACGCGATCCGCGCCCCAGACGTCGATGACCTGATCCGTGACGTCCAGCATGAGGCGCGCTCGGTTTTCCACCGGACCTCCATAGATATCAGTGCGGAGATTGGTGCCCGTTTGCAGAAATTGATCGAGCAAATACCCGTTCGCGCCGTGGATTTCCACTCCGTCGAAGTCGGCCCGCAGCGCATTCTCCGCCCCGCGCCGATAGGCCGCCACGATCCCCGGGATTTCGTCCAACTCCAGCGCGCGCGGCGTCACATATTCCTTCATGGGCCGGATCTGGCTCACATGGCCCTCGGGCTTGACCGCACTCGGCGCGACCGGCAGCTCGCCATTCAAATACGAGGGGTCCGACACGCGACCGACATGCCAGAGCTGGAGAAAAATCCTCCCGCCTACTTCGTGGACCGCCGTGGTGATTTTTCTCCAACCCGCCACCTGCTCACCGCTCCAAATGCCCGGCGTATCGGGGTAGCCGACGCCCATCGGATCGACGCTGGTGGCCTCGGAAATGATGAGACCCGCCGTGGCGCGCTGGCGGTAATACTCGGCCATGAGGTCGTTGGGCACGCGTCCGTCGCTGGCCCGGCAGCGCGTGAGCGGGGCCATGATGATGCGATTGGGCAGGGTAAGCGATCCGAGTTGCAGTGGCGTGTGGAGAATGGACATAGTTCGGTGATTCTCGAACTTACAGGTCTATTGTCAACTGCTTTCCAGCCGCTGAGGTCGGTGCCATCGCGGACTAATGCTAAAAAAGAAAGCCCGCCGGTGATGGCGGGCTTCTTTTTAACGTTAGGGCTGAGTCGAATGAAACTCGACTTAGGATTTTGGCTTTTGCTTGGCCTTCTCCATGGTGCCGCCGTGGTGCATCGGGCAACTCATGTTGTGGCAATCCTTGGCGCTTTTGGCGTGGCATTCCGCTTTGTGGGCGGAACATTCAGCCTTGTGCATGGGGCATTGTTTCGACGTGGCGCAACCGGTGAAGGCGAGGCCAAGCATGGACAGGATCAGGAGGGATGTTTTCATATTGGTTATCCAACTCCCAAAAGCGTCTGTCGTCAATGGTGGGCGTGCCGTAGGTCAGTCGGTGACGGCGGCGGGTTTCTTTGCTAACGTCGCGGGCATGGACACGATTTTGATCACGGGCGCGAATCGCGGCATCGGGCTCGCCCTCACCGAGGAATGCCTGAAACTCGGCCACTCCGTCATTGCCACGGCGCGCGATCTCTCGAAGGCGACGGAACTCGCGGCGTTGCAGGAAAAATTTCCCAATCGACTTGCATTGCACTCGCTGGAGGTGACTTCCGAGGCATCGGTCGCGAAGCTCGCGGCGGAAGTTTCCAAGGTCGATGTGTTGGTGAACAACGCCGCGGTTTTTCCGGAGGACGGCGAGGAAACGGTGGATCGCTGGCAGATGACGCATCTCACGGAGGCGTTTGAGACGAATGTGGTGGGCGTAGCGCGAGTGACCCAGGCTATGCTCGGGCCGTTGCGGAAATCGGCGGCACCGAGGGTGGTGAATATATCGTCCACTGCGGGGTCGATCTCGGGGAAGCACTCCCATTTTTATTACGCCTATTCGACCTCGAAGGCCGCGCTGAACATGCTGACGCGGGCGATGGCATTCGACTTAAAGTCACATGGCATCACGGTCGTCGCGGTGAATCCGGGCTGGGTGCAAACGGAAATGGGCGGGGCGGATGCGACGCTCACGACGGAGGAATCGGCCGCTGCGCTGGCGAAATTGCTGGGGAAATTGACGTTGCAGGACGCCGCCAGTTTCCTCGAACGCGATGGCGCGCCGTGCCGCTATGCCTGGTAAAAAAGAACGGAGTTGGAGTGCAATCGGGCTGGTTGTTAGCGCGGTGTTGCTGGCGGGCGCGTGCGTTTTCCTCGCGTTGCAACCGCGACCACCAAAGGGAAATCCCGATCCGCGTTTCTGGCCGGTGGATGCGGTGACTCTGGCCACGCTGCCGCTGGCGACGCGGTTCGACATGCCGCTGGGCAGCGAACACGGCGCGCTGGTTTACAATGCACAGCCGTTCACGGAAAACCGCCATCTGGGCGACGACCTCAATGGTATTGGCGGCGAAAACACCGACTTCGGGGACCCGGTTTACGCAATTGCCAATGGGCGCGTGATCTACACTGGCTGGCCCGCCGATGGCTGGGGAAATCTCATTCTCGTGATGCACGCCTACGAGGAAAATGGCCGGCGGCGCTACGTGCAATCGTGTTACGCCCACCTGAATACGATGGAAGTCCACCCCGGCGAACTCGTCCGGCGCGGCCAGAAAATCGCGACGGTGGGGACAGCGGGCGGGCATTATCTGGCGCATCTGCATTTCGAGTTGCGTGAGTTTATGACTCCCTTCATCGGCCCCGGCTACCGGGCAGACGCACGGGGCTGGCTCGATCCCTCGGAGTTTGTGCGCCAGCATCGCGGTGCGGCGGAATCGGACTTGCGGACGGAGCCGACGATCGGTCCCTGAAAAAAAAGACCAGAGAGCTACGGCAAAGAGAAGCTGGCTACCGTTGCTGCCTTCCGGCCCTGGCGGGGTTTGCCGGTTCGCAGTCCATAGTCCCTGGCAGCGGCAAAGTAGGGAGGAAAGCCGCGCAGGCAACTGTTTTTTAGAAAAAATCGAGCGTTGTAGGTTGTCACCAAAAAAAAACATCGCTTATGATCTGTTTCTGCTAGAAAACATCCCGCTTCACTGATACTTACATTCATTCCCTACCCAGACATCCATGCCTAAGATTCTTCTCATTCTCTCTGTCGTTTTCATGCTCGGTTCCGCCGTGCTCGGTTTCCTTAACAAAGGCAAACTAGACACCGCCGCAGCTGGAGAGGCCACCGCTAAAAACTCCATCGCCGCAGCCACTGCGGAAGCGGACAAAGCGAAGAAAGCCGCCAAGGACACCAGCGAAAAACTCACCGCCGAAACCGCCAAGGTCGCCGACATGGAGCAGAAAGTCTCAACAGCGGAGGCTCAAGGTGCCAAGTCCGCCGCTGACGTGACCAACCTCACGGCCCAGCTCACCGACAAAACCGCCGCCCTCGACGCCGCAAATGCGGAGATGGAAAAACTCAAGGCCGCTCCTCCAGCTCCAACGCCTGAAGCGCCCGTTCCTGACAACGCCGCCCAAGTCGCCGAGCTGACCGCACAAATCGAGGCACTCAAGAGCGAAAAACAAATCATCGGCGACAAACTCGTGTCCGCCGAAGCCAAAACCAAGGAACTCAACGAGGTGGTTTCCAAGACCAAGAACGCCGTTATGACCAAAGGGCTCGAAGGCCAGGTCATCGCCGTCAACCAAGCCTGGGGCTTTGTCGTTCTCAACCTCGGCATGCACAGTGGTGCCGTGGCCAACGCCGAAATGGTTGTCATGCGTGACGGCGACCGCGTGGGCAAAGTCAAAATCACCTCCGTCGAGCCTTCCAATTCGATCGCCGACATTGTTGCCTCCAGCGTTCCCAACGGCCAGCGCGTGCTGCCAGGCGACCGCGTGATTTACGGCGGCAACTAACCGATTCTTATGATTCAGCGCACGGCATTTTTCCTTCTCATTGCAGGCACGGCGACGCTCTTCAGCTCCTGTGCCACCCAGGAAAAGCCCGTTGCGCAAACGCCCGCTTTTGGCGAGCCAACCAGCACGATTCCGTGGAATCAGCCCCAGAAATGGGAAGGCGGCGGCGCTGGCTTCAATGCCATGCGCGGCAACGAAGAGAATTAAGAAACGCCTGCAGATAGCGATGGAACTCGCTTGAAAAGCGGTTCGCTGCGGGAAAATTTCACCCGTCATGTCAGGTCGCATTCTCATCATTCGTGGGGGCGCGATTGGTGATTTCCTCCTCACGCTTCCAGCGATTGGGCTGATCCGGCAGAACCTGCCGAAGACCCGGATCGAAGTCCTCGGTTACCCATCGATCACCCGCCTCGCGCTCAGTCCGAAGTATGCGGACGCGGTGCATTCCATCGAATACGCCCCGCTCGCCGGATTCTTCAGCCGCCGTCTACAGCTTGATCCGGAAATGGTGACTTTCTTTGCCAGTTTCCAACAAGTCATCAGCTATCTCTACGACCCGGATGAGATTTTTGCGCAAAACCTGCGCACTGCCGGAGTCAAAAACCTCCTCACCGGTCCCGGCAAACTGAGCGACGACGCCCACGCAGTGCAACAACTTGCGCGTCCGCTGGAAAAAATGGCGTTCTTTCTGGAGGAACCCACGGCCGAGTTCAATCCGACTCAGACCGATTTGGCGGCGGCAGCGGCGATTCTGCCCGCGCAGCCGTTCATCGCGCTGCACCCCGGCAGCGGGGGCAAAAGGAAAATCTGGCCTCTGGAAAACTGGCGGAAACTCATCGCCTTCCTGCTGGAACACCAGCAGTCCATTCTCCTCGTCGGCGGCGAGGCGGATGACGAAAACATCGCCGTTTTACGATCTGAGTTCCATTTGCCTCTGGCCGATCATTTGCCGCTGCGAACGCTCGGGGCGGTGCTCTCGCAGAGTCAGCTTTTTCTCGGACACGACAGCGGGATTTCGCATCTGGCCGCCGCCGCAGGCGCGCGCTGCCTGCTTCTGTTTGGCCCGACCGACCCGGAAATCTGGGCGCCACTGAATCCGAAGGTGGAAATTATCACCTCGCCTGACGCGACGATGGAAGCCATCGCCTTCGATGCGGTCGCCGAGCAGGTCAAAGTCCTCCTCGCGAGCTAAAGCTGCTCGACTGAATAACCTTCGCTGCGGAGTTGGCGGACGATGCCGCTGCGACCGACCAAATGGCCGCTGCCAACGATGATGAGGACGTTTCCCTTGCCGCCAATCGTCCGCCGAATCGCGGGCATCCAGGCGTTGTTGCGGTCGTCGAAGATGGATTTGTAAAAGCCTTTTTCGTCCTTCGTCGAGTGGTTGATCAACGCATCGAGCGCGGCGGTGTCGCCAGTCTGCCAGGCATGAATCATCTGCCCAAACCAGACGCCGGTGAACGGCAGCGAGCCTAGCGTCGAGCGCAAATAACGATCCGCCTCGACATCGGAAAACTGCCGGAACGGCGCGGTCTGCGCCTGGACTTTTTCGAGTCCGCCGGTGGGTTTGCCGCGCTTCTGAGCGAGCTTGAAAAAATGAAAGTCGAGCCCGCGCTCGCTGTCGTAGCCGTTGCGTTCGAGGTAGAGACTCATCATCAGATCCGAGACGAGCCAGGGCCGCATCGGCTCCAATTTTTCGAGGGGAATCCCGAAATACGGTAGCAATGTTTTCAGCATCGTCAGCGTTTCGAGGCTGAGGTG
Coding sequences within:
- a CDS encoding type 1 glutamine amidotransferase domain-containing protein, with the protein product MKLLNKHVAILAADGFEQSELQGPKEALELAGATVSIVSPAGRTIQAMKHADKGDVFDVDLPLDHAKPEDFDALMLPGGLMNPDTLRTNEDALQFVRHFAEAGKPIGAICHAPWILINAGLVAGRRLTSWEAISRDVENAGGLWENSEVVCDNGLVTSRKPADIPAFSDKLIEEIAEGRHSGMAAAATVTADYDKNSA
- a CDS encoding alkene reductase → MSILHTPLQLGSLTLPNRIIMAPLTRCRASDGRVPNDLMAEYYRQRATAGLIISEATSVDPMGVGYPDTPGIWSGEQVAGWRKITTAVHEVGGRIFLQLWHVGRVSDPSYLNGELPVAPSAVKPEGHVSQIRPMKEYVTPRALELDEIPGIVAAYRRGAENALRADFDGVEIHGANGYLLDQFLQTGTNLRTDIYGGPVENRARLMLDVTDQVIDVWGADRVGMHLAPKGGTQGIADENPAATFGYVATELGKRKIAFICSREAYDGSELGPELKKKFGGTFIANQVFTKESAEAAIEAGTADAVAWGQLFIANPDLPRRFAENAPLNEPQPQTFYAQGTTGYTDYPALATTRSFCRNQR
- a CDS encoding SDR family oxidoreductase; the encoded protein is MDTILITGANRGIGLALTEECLKLGHSVIATARDLSKATELAALQEKFPNRLALHSLEVTSEASVAKLAAEVSKVDVLVNNAAVFPEDGEETVDRWQMTHLTEAFETNVVGVARVTQAMLGPLRKSAAPRVVNISSTAGSISGKHSHFYYAYSTSKAALNMLTRAMAFDLKSHGITVVAVNPGWVQTEMGGADATLTTEESAAALAKLLGKLTLQDAASFLERDGAPCRYAW
- a CDS encoding M23 family metallopeptidase gives rise to the protein MPGKKERSWSAIGLVVSAVLLAGACVFLALQPRPPKGNPDPRFWPVDAVTLATLPLATRFDMPLGSEHGALVYNAQPFTENRHLGDDLNGIGGENTDFGDPVYAIANGRVIYTGWPADGWGNLILVMHAYEENGRRRYVQSCYAHLNTMEVHPGELVRRGQKIATVGTAGGHYLAHLHFELREFMTPFIGPGYRADARGWLDPSEFVRQHRGAAESDLRTEPTIGP
- a CDS encoding glycosyltransferase family 9 protein gives rise to the protein MSGRILIIRGGAIGDFLLTLPAIGLIRQNLPKTRIEVLGYPSITRLALSPKYADAVHSIEYAPLAGFFSRRLQLDPEMVTFFASFQQVISYLYDPDEIFAQNLRTAGVKNLLTGPGKLSDDAHAVQQLARPLEKMAFFLEEPTAEFNPTQTDLAAAAAILPAQPFIALHPGSGGKRKIWPLENWRKLIAFLLEHQQSILLVGGEADDENIAVLRSEFHLPLADHLPLRTLGAVLSQSQLFLGHDSGISHLAAAAGARCLLLFGPTDPEIWAPLNPKVEIITSPDATMEAIAFDAVAEQVKVLLAS
- a CDS encoding TraB/GumN family protein, with the translated sequence MKSNSTLKNRLLSFLGLAVLFLSGGCSSLAPQPTGKSTLWRVQSPTNTVYLMGSIHVLPKSVYPLKPALCHAFNDSQRVIFEIALGDEKHDNAMADSFKDGLYPKGEKLSQHLSLETLTMLKTLLPYFGIPLEKLEPMRPWLVSDLMMSLYLERNGYDSERGLDFHFFKLAQKRGKPTGGLEKVQAQTAPFRQFSDVEADRYLRSTLGSLPFTGVWFGQMIHAWQTGDTAALDALINHSTKDEKGFYKSIFDDRNNAWMPAIRRTIGGKGNVLIIVGSGHLVGRSGIVRQLRSEGYSVEQL